The window AAGGCAttatctctctctgcgctcCGCTTTCCGTTTGTTTgttcccccttttcccttgcgtgtgtgagcAACAGCTTCGCAATAGCAGGCAGAACAACAGAACTTCGCTTCGCCGTCTCACATGCTCGCTGAAAACGCCAGCTTCGCTTATCAAGCAAATCTGGCGAGATCAGCGACGTGTCACACCTGCGCCCTGTGCCTGCGACGATGCTCCCATGCTTGATTTTGATGCAGTGGCCAACTGTGCCTGTTTTCGTCTTCTTTGCTACTCCTTCGTCTTTCTCACGTATGATGCGCATTTTTGCTTGCAGAGCGGAACTCCTGAAAGAAACCAAAACGATGGGAGAGGGCCGCATCCGTTGTTACTACGAGGTTCTCGAGGTGGAACGGAAGGCCACCTATGATGAGATCCGCGCCGCCTACAAAAAGAAGTCCCTCCAGTATCACCCCGACAAGAACTACGGCAATCAAGAGGAGGCCGCTATGCGTTTCAAAGAGGTTCAAAACGCCTACTCAATCCTtagcgacgccgacgagcgGGCATGGTACGACTCCCATCGCGAGGCGATCCTGCGGGGTGGCGATGGCACCGGTGACCCGGACGAATTGAACCTGTACGAGTACTTCACTGCAGGCTGCTTCGACGGCCTCGACGACAGTGAAAGCGGGTTCTACGCCGTCTACCGCAAGGTGTTCGACATGCTTATCGAGGAGGAGTCCGACTACGACTCCCGCGCAAAGTTGTGGCCGGGCTTCGGCACGAGCACGAGCGACTGGGCGGATGTTCAGAAGTTCTACGGACACTGGCGTAACTTCAGCACATACAAGACATTCACTTGGAAGGATGAATACAAGGTGAACGAGATGGAGGATCGCTACTCCCGCCGCATGGCTGGCCGCATCAACAGCAAGGCGCGCGACGGGGCCAAAAAAGAGTACGTGCGCACTGTGCAAAGCCTCGCTCAGTTCGTCTACCGCCGCGACCCGCGTGTGAAGGCGGAGCTAGAGCgccaggaggaggaggagcaagcGAAGCGCGAGGAGCGTGAGAGGCAGGAGATCGAACGTCTGAAGCGGCGTCGCGAGGCGAACGAACGCGTGTGGGCTGAGGCTGCGGAGCGCGAGGCCcgcgaggaggcagagcgggCGGCACGAGGCGAGGCCATGGATGGGTCGATATTGGAGATGCTGTATGAAAAGGAGCGGCAAACGAAGGAGATGATGCgtggcaacggcggcggcggcgcgcacacggccGGCTTTGCCATGCTAGGAGGGGACGATGATGAAGTGGTGACGGTGTTCAACTGCCCCGCGTGCAAAAAGCAGTTCAAGTCCGAAAACCAATACAAGGAGCACGTTCGTAGCAACAAGCATAAGACAAAGCTGAAGCAGTTGGCCGCCAAGGGCACGGATGTGGCTGCGCTCATGGGCGAGAAGGTAGagggcagcagtggcggcacgGAGGAGTGAGGTGTGTTTGCGTGGCCGCTCGTTTGCCAGGTGACTCGCTCTTTCTTGTTTTGTGGCGCATGTGGTGAGATGGACATatgcgtgccgccgctgtcgcgcgGGTGTTCAAGAAGCAACTCTCTGCTCTTTCTCCGCGAGGAAGTGATGACCGGCGACAACTGCGTGCCCTCTCTCCTGAAGGTAACCACGGTCTGCATAATGCGATTAaagtacacgcacacgcgaatGCGAAGCATTTCTGTTTCTGCTTAACATTTTCTTTAACACTGAAGTTAACGCAATCAGGTTcgcgcctttttcttctgttgTCCTGCGTATGTGCAACACATGTACACCGCCATACACATTCGCAAGTGCCCTCCAAAGGCTGCCCACTGCtttttccccttcccccacacGTCTGCAAACCTACGCACCCGTACGCAGACGTAATCGGGTGCCAAAAATGGGCTCCGTGACCTGGTGAAAGAGGGATGCGTGGGAGGAGAGACCTTTGACGCAATACGACACTGTGGTGCCGCCTCTtgtctttttctctctctgtccccgtctgcgcgctgccggcccTTGCTCCCCCAGTCAACTGCTTGCGCTCATGCCAGACACCTGTTGAAGTGCTCGGGCGAAAAGCTAtttttcttctctttcttccgTTGTTGTCTTCCTCACGaacgccctccccccgcgCCCCCCCCGCACAAACGCAacgacgcgctgcacagCCTCTGTCGTGAGCCGCCAGACAAACCAAAGGAATCATCTCTTTAACCGCGgttctgctgctctctttGGTTCTTCTCTGATTTTCCTCTTTATCTAGAGCACTTGTGACGCCATGAGCAGCTACGAAATTCAGCCCATCGTGAAGGGCACCAAGAGGGACCCGTCCCTGCGCAAGTACAACAAGGCCGCCGGGGCCGGTCCCTTTGGCGCCGCTCCCGCCAGCTTCAGGACCAAGAAgcctgcgccagctcagagtgccgcggcgccgcccagAGAGGCGGTTGACGCGAATACGGCGGTTAATGCTGTGCGCTTCCCCTACACCGGGACGAAGCGTGGCTACGGCGGCGCGAGCAGCTCTCTGCGCAAAGGTCGCCCGCGTGACGCCCCGGACGCGGCCTTTTCTGAGAAGGGATGCGGCAAGAGCGCGCCGCCCAAGGCCGGCGCCTTCAAGAAGCGCCTCATCCCACCAACCGAGTTTCGCCGCGCGTACGACCGCGGCGATCTGCCCATCGCCATCTGCCATGGCAGCCGCCCCACCGTAGACTGGaaggtggaggtggagaagctgGACTACCATCACTACCTCCCCATCTTCTTTGACGGCATCCGTGAGACGGAGGAGCCATACATGTTCCTGGCTCGCCAGGGCTGCCTTGACCTGCTCGAGCGGGGCGGGCCCAAGATTCTGCCCACCATCCCGCAGCTGATCATCCCCATCAAGACGGCGCTGAACACACGCCATCCGGACATCATTTGCGCAACCCTCCGCATTcttcagcagctcgtcgTCAGCGACGACCTCATAGGCGAGGCCCTTGTGCCTTACTACCGCCAGATCCTGCCGGTGTTGAACCTCTTCAAGAATGTCCACAAgaggcgcagccgcagcgacgctaTGGACTACGGTCAGCGCAACCGCGATGACGTGGGCGACTTGGTGAacgagacgctgcagctTTTAGAGCAGCACGGTGGCGAGGATGCGTACATCAACATCAAGTACATGGTGCCTAGCTATGAGAGTTGCATCTACAACAACTGACGAATAGAGGCTGTGCTGACATCGGCGGTAAGTCCgtcggtgcgcgtgtgatgCGGAGCGGCTTGCCTGCTTGTGGGGCTCAATCAAGTTTTTGCTTGAATTGGTTGTGTGTTGCTCCACATCCGTGTGTGTACACttgtctttctctccttttgcccttccctcccccatcccctctACTGAGTCGAGTGTCTCGGGTATACGTGTATGggtgcgtgcatgcatgtgtgggtgtgcacCGCTTCCCAGCCTCTACTCGCGTCTGAGCCACGCTTTGTGTTacattgtgtgtgtgtgtgcgtagctgggtagtggtggtggcggtggtggtgaggcgTCTGCGGGAGACAcagcccctctctccaccctccctccgGATGTATGACAAagctctttcttctcttgtGTCCTGGCCGGCTGCGCCTtgtgtctccctctttcATATTGTCTTGCCCCTTCCATGTAGTTACGACAAGGCGAAGAATGACAGCGGTTatccgcgcgcgcgcacacacacacaaacacacacacaccctcctTGCGTGGAGGATCAGAGCAGCAACGGGGACACTTTGCCGTAACAGCAGGAATAGGAGCAAACGTGAGCGCCCACTAGTTCACATGCTTCCACCGCGGGAAAGctgggctgcggcggccttTTGGCAGAGGCACATCTTCGACgctgcgcgcagccgctttCTCACGTACTTGCACCTCCTCTCTACTCGGCGCTGGGGAGGATGCCAGTCGACGTATCGTGAAAGCTCGCTCTCGGCTTCTGACGTCCATGGTGTACCGCATGGTGTGTGCATGGCGGCAACTTCTTCGTGTTGGGCGTGCGGTTCTGAAGACGGTTTAGAGGCGCCTGGGTCCACGCCTCCCCCATCAGCGCACCTGCTTCGGGCTTGCTGACGCCGTGGTTGGAGAAGCATGCAACATGCCAACCTCTTCCTTGTTCTCCCCAGCCGTGGCAGCGCAGGTTGCACCCTCCCACCTCCTAAGATGAACGTACTGCTCCTTAGGTGTGTCCAGGCTTCCACCGTCTCTCCTTGTTTCTCTTTCGCATTTCCATTGTGCTTCCTTTTCAAAGGTATAACCCTCCTCCGTTCTTGCGGCGTGCCTCGTTGTGCATGCGTCGTTCTCCTACACAACGAGGTACACAGGCGTACACAAGCGCCGGCAATATACGTGCATACGTTTACACAGacatgcatgcgcgcgtCTCTCACACTCCGGTTCTGTAGATTTTTGTCTCTCGCTCGTTTCTCGGCCTGTGGAGCTCCGTGTTTTGCCACCCTTTCACGTGTCTCGCTCCTGGTTGTGTTGCTTGTGAGCCTTCCATCGTACGTGCGACTTGCTCCTGCGCTCGTGTGGTGGTGTTCGCCCACGTCCTGGCGTACGGTGGCAGAGCGGGGGCCCCTGTTTGGCGTTGTGCCCTCTTTTGTGCTGCTTTGCTGTGCTGTGCGGCACCTCTCGTCGGCTGCTGTGGGTCTtggtctccctctctgtctctcccctcgCACGCATCCGACAGGGCTGCATGGGAAAGCGGGAGGATAAGACGCACTATCCAcgtctcgctctctcacgGCTCCTCCTTCGTGCTTCTGAGGCCGAGAGGCAAGCGTGAATACATCAAGGGCGAGCGGGCGAACCATGGAGGATGACTACTACTATGATGATGACGGGGACTACGGCGATTACTACGACAACGGCACCGACGAGGTGGTCGACGTGAGCCCGTTAGAGCTCAAGTACGTGGATGGTAAGAGCTTCATGCAGAGCAACGTGGAGGAGAGTCTGCGGTGCTTGCAGGAGGTCGTGGCTGAGGACAGCGAGCACGGCAGATGGACTTTCAAGGCACTGAAGAtgctcgcgcgcgcctgtcGTATCGCGAAGCTGTACGACGCTATGGCGGACTACTACACGCAGGTCGTGCATTTTATTCACCCCGACattggcgctgctgcggttgcgaAGGCGATGCTCAAGTTCACCGAAGAGAGCCTGCGAGTGCCAGCGGAGTGGCGAGGGCGCACCCTGCGCGCTACGCTGGAGGTGGCCACCGCGCAACCAGAGTCCTATCGGAACGTCATTGTGCCCACCCTCCTGCACCGTGCCACCCTCTTTCTTGAAGAAGACAAGTGCGAGGAGTCTCTCGTAGACTTGcaggcggcactgcagcagtgcgaTGAATCTATCGTCACCATGGCGCAGATCAACGCCAACTGTGTGTACCACATTCGTACCCTTCAACTCACTGCGTATCGCAAGCTCAACCGCTACGCAGAGCTGCGACGTGCCTACTACGAATTAGGCAGGGTGCATGCAGCGTTGCCGTCGCTACGCATGATTGGCAGCGCCATGGAGTCGGCTGGGCACTTGTTCCTGCACGACGCTGACTGGGCGGCAGCTCACCGTGCATTCTCTTCGGCTCTGCGTTGCCACACAGAGAGCGGTGATGCGCAGCAGTACAACGTGGTGAAGTACGTAGTGCTCGCCACCATTATGGCTGGGCTGCCGGTGGACGTGCTTgcgcaggaggagacgctgGCGAATCACCCGTCTGTTCGCCCAGTACGTGCCCTCTGGCAAGCCTTTGTCGCATTGGACGTGCCGACTTTTCTGCAGGTGTTGCACGCTCCCGATAACGCGGCGTGCTTCGCGaaggacgcggagttcgCAGCGTACGTGGAGCCGATGATGTTCCAGCTGCGCACCAACTACCTCATCGCTTACTCCAAGAGCTTTGGCACGCTGTCACTTCTGGAGCTCGGTGctcggctgcagctgcaggagcaaCCGTGCAAGGAGCTATGCACGAGCGCCATTCTCCTGGGTCTCATCAACGCTCGCATCGACGATGCGCGGAAACTGCTGCTGTTTCAGCGTGCATCGCGCGCCGTGCCTAGCAGCGTGGCTGTGTTGCGCGACTTGTCCGACTTGACGAGCGAACTCTGCTGCAAGTAGGCGTAGTTGCGGCTGTGAGTGGCGGGTGCGTTAGCGggccctctcttcctctgttttcatccgcgctgcggctgaaCATGACTCAGGCGTCGCATAGGGGGggccgctgctctccatctttctccttcccttcccgcCCCGCCACGATGGCGCCACCACTTTTCGCGGTTTGAAAACTGTTGTCCTTTCGCTGTTTCGTGTGGTGGCTACTTGTGACACACCTGCCGCTGAGATCAGAGGAACAGACGGATATCAACGTCGACATGCAATGAAACATAGCAGCcggcagagaaggaaggcggtttgtgctgccgctgctgcttgttccccccctcctcacagaagccgcgtgcgtgtgggcagGTGCATAGCCGCGGTGTTGACATACGCCCCGTCTCGGGCTTCTCTACACTCTGCCGCTCTCTGTCGCGTACCTTctgtcctctctctcctttggCCATTTTGTTTTCGATCTTGGCAGTCGTCATGAGGGCATAGAGAACGCACACCCCAAACACCAATGCAAACGCAAAGACCTTTCTCAAAGCcttgacacacacacatcatTCCgtgctgcccctctcccccttttgcctcttccttctctgtTGTGCCACATCCGCGTCACCGGTCTttcacccctcctcctgtgcTCTGCGCACATGAGAGGCGCACCGCCAAAAGGTGCGGAGGGAAACACGGCACGAtaggagaaggagggaagcCGCGCCGAGCTGCTCTGGCTGCACGTAAGCGTATCTGCTCATAGACAAACAGACACACCCACATACATCTTCAAGCAACCGCGCTACACTTGAATCAACCCCCTTTCACacccccacacccacccacccacacaccaacacgcacaccgtCGTCACCATGCCGCGCCAACCGACCAAAAACCGCATTAACATGCACGACATTGTCGAGCAGCCCCTCAGCGCCATTCCAGATGCTGTGGACGCCGTCCTGCGCCGTCCAGAGCCGCTGGACGAGCTCGAGGTGCAGAGCATCTTCTTCGAGAGCTCGTACATACTGCTTcgggcagaggaggcgctcTCGGCTAAGGACGGCAACGCATTCTGTGCCCTATTCAAGATCTTTTCTGAGGGCTTTGCCCACAGCGAGGCCTCCTTCGAAGAGGGCATCCGCACAATGGTGCAGAACGAGTCCTTGCTGCAGACGATGCACGCAATTTTCAAAGTGGTTGTGGAGCAGGAggccctgccgctgcacagcgccggcaccgttGAGCTTATTCACGTGCTCAGCAGCCTGTTcgatggcgcggcgctgaaggaaAAGTGCGGGGCGGTATTTATGCGAGGGTTTGCCAAGGTACTGCAGCGGGTGTACTCAAacgcagaggaggcgcgcaGGCACTTCCACCTGCAGCGAGGCACAGCAACGGCACTCATCAACCTTGTGAAGGGGTCAAAGCAAAACAAGCAGCGCCTGGCATCGTGGAAGTTTGTAGCGgactgctgcgctgcctctgTTGACGTCTTCTTCCAGTTGCAGTGCGTCGAGCTGCTGTTCCGCGTGTCGCGACAGAACAAAGACGTCTTCTCCCACCTTGGTGGCTCACTCCCGCCCGCAACGATCGAAGAGTTGCGAGCGCTGCCCAATGACGGCACGCTGCTTTCTCGCATGACGCTGCTGATTGAGCACCTCAACGAGGGCcgtgcgcaggtgctgcgctACCCGCTGAAGGAAGTCGTGGCCGCGGAGACGACGCTGACAAGCTCCACCAATGCCTACTTCACGCCCAACTATGTGATTGTCATGGTCACggccgccaacgccgacAACATTACGATACCGTACCGCATCATCCGCTCCATTACTCTCGGCCGCGATGGCCGCGTCATTGTGCGACTGGAGGAGTTCCCCGTCAAGCTGGAGTTACTGCTGAGTCACACGACGGGCATGGACACCGTCACCTTCTACATGGCCCAGGAGGATCTTGCCACCTTCAAGCAGTCCCCGGTACGGCAGTGGAtcgtggaggcgctgcaggtgcggaAAGAGGAGCAACATCACCATCGTCCACCGCAGGCAACGCGCTCCCCGGACTCCATGGCGAAGCCAGCGGAGAAGACGGAGCCGGCGGCACACGAGTCTTTGTCTTCCACAACGCCTGCTGCTTCCTCGCATGAGGCTTCCGATGACATGGTCACCACGAGGAAGAAGGCTCGGCTGGAGGGTtccgcagcacctgctgctgcggtgtccTCCACAAATCAGCCTCCAATTGCCGCCTTCCTGCACGTGGTGGATGCGCTGGTGGAGCAGGCGGCTACACCGAATGAGGCGCAGGCGAtgttgctgcagctgcgccggctcaTGGAGGTTCGCAAGGAGTTGCAGCGCGGAAAATCGATGGATGACCTAAGCGACGCCATGCGGCACATTCAAAACCGCGTTGACGAGACGCGCCGCACGGCAAAGGAGAGCAGAACGGCGTGGCACCAGGCCATgttggaggagctggagcgggtGGAgaacggcgtcgtcggcgcgcaggacaaggcggcggcgggggtggAGCAGTTGAATGATCACCTGAAGAAGGTCAAGACGAGCAACCAGGCCATCAACGAACGGATTGCATGCATGGATATCGAGCTGCAACAAACCTTGGAGGAGCTCcgtgaggaggagctgcgctgGACCAACGAGATTCACACTAAGAGTAtgcgtgaggcggagcgACTGGAGTTTGAAGTCGATCAGCACCTTGTCAACCGTAGCCGGCCAATGGCGCTCTTATCTGACTACATGCGACAATAGGCGGTGTTGTGCCATCTAACGCGTGTAGCGAGACCTATTTCCCGTGCTGCTTGCTCTATCCTTGCGCAATACATcagtgcacgcacacgtgcacacgtaAGCCCAGCGCTGCGAAACCCGAAAAGAGGTGAGAATGCGGGcatgtgtgctgctgctcggcggtAGGCGTGTGGCTGTCTGTGCTGTGACGTGTGGTCTATGTCTCCGCAAGAGGGAGTTtagaaggaggggaggagaggcgcgtGTGAGAATGTATgatgctgcaccgcacaAACACGAATACCCCATCCCTTGCTCGTTGTCGTCTTGTATTTTTCCTTTatctcccttctcttcgtcCTTCTGTGTGTTTTTACCGTGAgtcatcacacacacacacacatgcgtgcGAGTGCTCTCTGCCAATCTGTCTTTCTTTAGACGAACAATGCAAGCGAGACAAAAACGAAACGACATGAAAAGGATGGAGAGtggggcggcagcagtacATCTCACTTCCTTCCTCGCGGTAAAacggaggggagaagggcggaggaggaagagggaggagggggaggcccATTGCTTTAttctgtcgccgctgcaccttcctcgctctctcctgctcCCCCACTGCCTGCCTGCTCGAAGTGCACTACGAATCATGATGTTTTCTTGACCGTGTGCTGCTACTCTATGGTTGCGTGGTTGGCCCTCCCCCATCTGAACTCAAAGTCTCTCCTCTTTTGTGTTTCACTGATTGCCTTTTTCCTCGTTGTCCTCGACATCATCGTAACTACATTGCACACACACTGCTGagccgcctgctgctgctgctgctgaaaaGAATAACAACAAAACGGACTAGCGTTTATCCGCGTCTGCTGTCTTACTGCGTCGGGCTCGaggttgtgtgtgtttcttcgCCCGTGTGTACGTAGGTCTCTCTACACCTTTTTTCTCTGAGCACCTCTCTGCGATTCTCACGGGTGGCATTCGGTGCATCATGGCGTGGCTCGGAGACGCGGTCGACGCGCAGTACACAATCGACACGGTGTcgaagcagcaggcgctgctgccgtcctcCAACGCCTTTTCAATCTTCCCGAAGGATCACGTCCTGCGCATCTTTCAGCTGGATGCGCTTGTGCTGCAACAGGAGCTCGTCGAGATTCTGCAGACGACTCTCTTCCATGTGCTTGACATCCCGCCCCTCCAGCACTTTCGCTTCGCCTATCAGGAGGAGCTTGTGCTCGTTTTGGATGCCCTGTTGTACCGTCTGTCGGTGTGGCGCATGGGGCAGTCCATCGGGGACCGACTGCAGAACTTAGTCCTTCGCGATGAAGAGCGGGCGCGTCTGCTGGCCCTGCAGAACACAAAGTCGATCCTGCCCAGCCTCGCTCCATCCCGCCGACTACTGCTGGTGCACGCAATCATGACGCTCGTAATGCCTTACGTCACCCGCAAGGTGCAGCGAAAGGTGCTAGAGGAGGGATGGGAGCGTGAGCCTGTCACGACGGCGCGATATCGCATCGCCAAGGCGCTCCGCTATGGCGTTGTCACATGGTCTTTGCTCTCTCTTGCCAACACGTTTAACTTCCTGATGACGGGGAAGTACCGCACCCTCGTCGAGCGCATCCTGTCTCTCCGTCTCGTCTACGGCTCGCAGCGGATGATGCGCTTTACAAATCTGCTCTACATGAATCAGCACGTCCAGTGGCAAACGTGGATGTCTCTCTTCAGAGCGCTTAGTCTGGGGCGATACTTCCGGCGACTCATGAAAAGCCTCAGCTCCGTtgcatcgtcgtcggcgttgcTCTCCATGAACGAGAACttgtgcagcgcgtgccaTGAGCTGCCGACAGTGTGCCAGCGGTCGAACTGCGGCCACCGTTACTGCTATTACTGCATCAAGAGTCGGCTGCTCGATAGTCAATCCACCGGCTCCTTTCGTTGTATAAAGTGCGGCCAAGCCGTGCACAGCTGCGCCCCTGCGTAAGCCGCAAGGGAATACCCACCTGTCGTGTTGTGCTTAGCCGTCGTCCCTGCTTTGTTGCTCTGCCTACGTGCGTCggcctgcctctctctgtatgtTTAAGTGAAGTTGTCTGGCTGTATGGGCTTCCGTAGGTCATGTGAGATGGTGGCGATGGTTCTCGCCGAAGAGCGACGTCGGGTCCCACGAccatatgtgtgtgtatgtgtgtatgtatgtatgcgtgagGAGGTGCGGCTCTCGGAATACGTGTGTCGCTGCCGAGGGGAGGcgaaagggggggggtgagaaTGCACGCATCATCGCCATGAACAGAAGGAGCGACTCTGCATTTAGCTGCCATGTATATGGTGCTGGGTGTTGGTGGTGAGCGGATGTGTGGCATACCCATAGAAGCGGCT is drawn from Leishmania infantum JPCM5 genome chromosome 25 and contains these coding sequences:
- the PEX2 gene encoding glycosome import protein → MAWLGDAVDAQYTIDTVSKQQALLPSSNAFSIFPKDHVLRIFQLDALVLQQELVEILQTTLFHVLDIPPLQHFRFAYQEELVLVLDALLYRLSVWRMGQSIGDRLQNLVLRDEERARLLALQNTKSILPSLAPSRRLLLVHAIMTLVMPYVTRKVQRKVLEEGWEREPVTTARYRIAKALRYGVVTWSLLSLANTFNFLMTGKYRTLVERILSLRLVYGSQRMMRFTNLLYMNQHVQWQTWMSLFRALSLGRYFRRLMKSLSSVASSSALLSMNENLCSACHELPTVCQRSNCGHRYCYYCIKSRLLDSQSTGSFRCIKCGQAVHSCAPA